Sequence from the Herbaspirillum sp. meg3 genome:
CGGCAATTGCAAACTGGGCAGCGAATGAATGGCAGCGCTGATGGTCGGCAGAATCAGTTCCGGCTTGACCTTCAGGGCGGTCTTGAGCATGGCTTTGGACAAGTCCAGGCCGAGGTTGAGCAGCTCCGGCGCCATGCTTTCACTGCATTGCGCTACTTCAGTGCCGAATGAGACGGCAATCTGACGCAAATGCTGGATGGTTTCGTTGACTTCCTGCTGGCCTTGCTGCAAACCAGCCATGTAGCCTTCCTGGCGACCTGCTTGCAATCCTTGTTGCTGGCCTTCGGCATAGCCTTCCTGGCGTGCCTGTTCGCGGATAGCGTCGAGTTCTTCTGCCGTCAGTGACGGCGGTGGTGGCGGTTCATCAAGGAGCTCTTCTTCCGTCGGCGGAGGCAATTCCTCTGCTTCGTCGAAGGACGCCAGTTCCCAACGCTGATAAGGCGTCATCTGTTCTTTGGGAATGATGTTGTTTCGTGATGCCATTTCAGATCCGGTAAAGCTGGGTGGTCACAACTGATGCGATGCGTCCGGGTAGGGCGCACGCATCGGTCGTGGCGACCTTAAATGAACGCATCTTCGCCCTTGGCGCCGAGCACGATCTGACCTTCGTCGGCCAGGCGACGAACAATTTGCAGAATGGCCTTTTGTTGCGCGTCGACTTCCGACAGACGCACAGGGCCTTTGGATTCCAGATCTTCGCGCATCATTTCTGCAGCACGCTGCGACATGTTGCCGAAGATCTTGTCGCGCAGACCTTGCGAAGCACCCTTGAGCGCGACGATAAGCGATTCGGACTGGACTTCGCGCAGCAGCAGCTGGATGCCGCGGCCGTCGATGTCGATAATATTTTCGAACACGAACATTTCGTCCATGATCTTTTGCGCCATGTCTTCGTCGTAGGCGCGCAGATTGTTCATGACGGATGTTTCGTTCTCGCCCGACAAGAAGTTGAGGATTTCCGCCGCAGTGCGGATACCGCCCATTTGCTGTTTTTTCAGGCTTTCGTTGCCGGTCAGCAGTTTTGTCAGAACGTCATTCAATTCCCGCAACGCGGCCGGCTGCACGCCGTCGAGGGTTGCGATACGAAGGACTACGTCATTACGCAGGCGCTCCGTGAAGTTGTTCAGAATGTCGCAGGCGTGGTAGCGCTCAAGGTGGACCAGGATGGTCGCAATGATCTGCGGGTGTTCGTTGCGGATCAGTTCGGCGACCGACTGCGCGTCCATCCACTTCAGACTCTCGATACCGCTGGCGTCGCGGCCGCCGAGGATCCTGTTGAGCAGGGACGTGGCCTTGTCGTCGCCCAGCGCCTTGGTCAGCACGCTGCGGATGTACTCGTCCGAATCCAGGCCGAGCGAGGACGCCTGGCCGGTTTCGCCGACGAATTCGATCAGCACTTCGTTGATGGCTTCGAAGCTGATGTTTTTCATGGCCGACATGGCGGCGCCAAGCTTTTGCACTTCGCGCGGGCCCAGGTATTTCATGACTTCGGCGGCCTCGTCCTCGCCCAGAGCGAGCATCAGGATGGCACCTTTTTCAACGCCTTCGTTACTCATTGTTCACCCATGTCTTAATGATGCTTGCCACCAGTTTAGGATCATTCTTGGCCCATTGCTTGGCGGTCTCAAGATTAGCCTTGTAAGCAGCGCGTTCGTCGAGTTCTCCAGCTTCGCCGGAGAGGTTGACCACGGCATCCGGATTGTCCGGATCGTACATGGCGGCAGCGGCAGCAGCGGCTTCGGCGGCTTCCGCTTCGGCGCGGGCCTGGGCTTCTTTCTCTTCCTTGCCGGTGATCTTCCAGATAATCGGACGCAGAACACCGAAGTAGAGGTAGAGCAGCACCGCGGCCAGCAAGACGTATTTGCCGATTTCCTTGGCCAACTGGATCATGTCCGGCTGCTTCCACAGCGGCAGTTCAGGCTCTGCATCGCTGTTGAATTGCGTATTGACAACATTGAGCGAGTCGCCGCGATCCTTGTTGTAACCCATCGCTTCTTTCACCAGGTCAGCGATCTGGCCACGTTCGGCTTCGGTCAACGGCTTCATGACGACCTTGCCGGTCTGGTCAACTGTGCGCTTGTAATTGACGACGACGGCAACTGTCAGACGCTTCACACCGCCCATTGGCTGCTGCACGTAACGTACGGTCTTGTCGACTTCGTAGTTGATCGTCGCGTCTTTATGCGACGTGCCATTGGTGGTGGCTGGGGTTGCTGCTGCAGCTCCGGCAGCGCCCGCTGCTGCGCCGGCAACCGGCGGATTGGTGATTGGCGCGGTGGCAGGAGCAGGAGGCTGATTGGTCAGTGCCCCAGGAACGCCGGAAGTGCTTGAGCTACCGTTTTGCGATTCGCTGCTTTGCTTGCTACGCACTGCAGCAGTATCGGCAGTCTGATTCGGCTTGTAGGTTTCGGCGGCTTGTTCGCTGCGCGAGAAATCGACGTCTGCGGTCGCTTCAGCGCGGACGTTGCCGTTGCCAACGATAGGGGCGATGATTGATTCGACGCGCTTGACGATGTCTTGTTGCAGATCCTGAACATATTTCAGCTGGGTCGGATCCAGGCTGTTACCGGGCTGCTTGGTCGTCGTATCGGAGAGCAGGTTGCCGTTTTGGTCAACAATGGTGACGGCTTTGGGTGACAGTTCGGGGACGCTGCTGGCTACCAGATGCACGATGGCGCTGACTTGCTGTGGATCCAGCATGCGGCCTGGGTAGAGGCTCAGAATGACCGACGCAGTCGGCTTTTGCTGATCGCGGACGAAGACGGAGGCTTTGGGCAGGGCCAGATGGATGCGGGCTGCCTGTACGGCTGAAAGGGATTGGATCGAGCGCGCCAGTTCACCTTCGAGAGCGCGTTGGAAATTGACTTGTTCCAGGAACTGGGAAACCCCGAGTTTCTGGTTTTCCATCAGTTCAAAACCAACATTGCCGCCCTTGGGCAGACCCTGTGCGGCCAGCTTCAGACGGGCATCGTGCACCATGGTTTCCGGAACCAGGATCGCGCTGCCGCCTTCGGAATACTTGTAAGGGACGTTCATCTGCTGCAACGAGGCAACAATGGCGCCGCCGTCACGGTCAGAGAAATTGGAGAACAAAACACGATATTCGGTCTTCTGGCTCCACATCCAGATACCGATCATGAGTGC
This genomic interval carries:
- the fliH gene encoding flagellar assembly protein FliH; amino-acid sequence: MASRNNIIPKEQMTPYQRWELASFDEAEELPPPTEEELLDEPPPPPSLTAEELDAIREQARQEGYAEGQQQGLQAGRQEGYMAGLQQGQQEVNETIQHLRQIAVSFGTEVAQCSESMAPELLNLGLDLSKAMLKTALKVKPELILPTISAAIHSLPSLQLPALLYLHPADAALVRESMEDDLNQHGWRIVEDPEIDRGGCRIETGTNQVDATMQTRWRRIAESLSKQLDWLE
- the fliG gene encoding flagellar motor switch protein FliG — translated: MSNEGVEKGAILMLALGEDEAAEVMKYLGPREVQKLGAAMSAMKNISFEAINEVLIEFVGETGQASSLGLDSDEYIRSVLTKALGDDKATSLLNRILGGRDASGIESLKWMDAQSVAELIRNEHPQIIATILVHLERYHACDILNNFTERLRNDVVLRIATLDGVQPAALRELNDVLTKLLTGNESLKKQQMGGIRTAAEILNFLSGENETSVMNNLRAYDEDMAQKIMDEMFVFENIIDIDGRGIQLLLREVQSESLIVALKGASQGLRDKIFGNMSQRAAEMMREDLESKGPVRLSEVDAQQKAILQIVRRLADEGQIVLGAKGEDAFI
- the fliF gene encoding flagellar basal-body MS-ring/collar protein FliF, giving the protein MAVAADGTMTNDGNTSATEGAVSGDTSSQEARRSGVVGYAQSPQGRRVLLMVAAAAVIALMIGIWMWSQKTEYRVLFSNFSDRDGGAIVASLQQMNVPYKYSEGGSAILVPETMVHDARLKLAAQGLPKGGNVGFELMENQKLGVSQFLEQVNFQRALEGELARSIQSLSAVQAARIHLALPKASVFVRDQQKPTASVILSLYPGRMLDPQQVSAIVHLVASSVPELSPKAVTIVDQNGNLLSDTTTKQPGNSLDPTQLKYVQDLQQDIVKRVESIIAPIVGNGNVRAEATADVDFSRSEQAAETYKPNQTADTAAVRSKQSSESQNGSSSTSGVPGALTNQPPAPATAPITNPPVAGAAAGAAGAAAATPATTNGTSHKDATINYEVDKTVRYVQQPMGGVKRLTVAVVVNYKRTVDQTGKVVMKPLTEAERGQIADLVKEAMGYNKDRGDSLNVVNTQFNSDAEPELPLWKQPDMIQLAKEIGKYVLLAAVLLYLYFGVLRPIIWKITGKEEKEAQARAEAEAAEAAAAAAAMYDPDNPDAVVNLSGEAGELDERAAYKANLETAKQWAKNDPKLVASIIKTWVNNE